The following proteins are co-located in the Rippkaea orientalis PCC 8801 genome:
- a CDS encoding SRPBCC family protein has protein sequence MSNWLEHSVQVEVDAPIDLVWSLWSDLEQMPRWMKWIDSVQVLEEDPELSRWKLASSGFEFIWLSRILKLVSHQIIQWESVDGLPNRGAVRFYDRHGKSIVRLTVAYAIPGWLGQLMDNLFLGRIVESTIQADLERFKEYIMNLQENLG, from the coding sequence ATGTCTAATTGGTTAGAACATAGCGTACAAGTTGAAGTAGATGCCCCCATTGATCTCGTGTGGAGTTTGTGGTCAGATCTTGAACAAATGCCACGATGGATGAAGTGGATAGACTCGGTTCAAGTATTAGAAGAAGATCCCGAACTATCTCGCTGGAAATTGGCAAGCAGTGGCTTTGAATTTATTTGGTTATCCCGAATTTTAAAGCTAGTTTCCCATCAAATTATACAATGGGAATCGGTGGATGGTTTACCTAACCGTGGCGCAGTTAGATTCTATGATCGTCATGGTAAAAGTATTGTTCGACTAACGGTTGCCTATGCTATTCCGGGGTGGTTAGGACAATTAATGGATAATCTTTTTTTAGGAAGAATAGTCGAGTCAACTATTCAAGCTGACTTAGAACGATTTAAAGAATATATCATGAATCTTCAAGAAAATTTAGGATGA
- a CDS encoding thiamine phosphate synthase, whose amino-acid sequence MLKETHNSLSIPRILDANLNRAREGLRIIEEWCRFGLENSQLADNCKQMRQEIARWHTSELRIARDTPNDPGTALTHPQEETRSSIDHLLQANLCRIQEALRVLEEYGKLYQPQMGIAFKNMRYQVYSLESNLVKQTRYEKYKKSPLYLVTSPDDNILSIVEAALQGGLTLVQYRDKNSEDTIQLEIAQKLCQLCHKYDALFIMNDRADIALSVNADGVHLGQQDISIALARQIVGPNRIIGRSTTNPQEMAKAIAEGADYIGVGPVYATPTKPDKPAVGLDYVNYAKENSPIPWVAIGGIDLNNLNDVISAGAQQVAVVRAIMKADNPTKATQELLAKLSLK is encoded by the coding sequence ATGCTAAAAGAAACCCATAATAGTTTATCGATTCCTCGCATTTTAGATGCTAATTTGAATCGTGCTAGGGAAGGATTACGAATTATTGAAGAATGGTGTCGCTTTGGCCTGGAAAATAGTCAATTAGCTGATAACTGTAAGCAAATGCGTCAAGAAATTGCCCGTTGGCATACTTCAGAATTACGCATTGCTAGGGATACTCCCAATGATCCAGGGACAGCCTTAACCCATCCCCAAGAAGAAACCCGTAGCAGTATTGATCATCTCCTACAAGCCAATTTATGTCGCATCCAAGAAGCCTTACGAGTGTTAGAAGAATACGGTAAACTGTATCAACCCCAGATGGGTATTGCCTTTAAAAATATGCGCTATCAAGTCTATAGTTTAGAAAGTAATTTAGTGAAACAAACCCGCTACGAAAAATATAAAAAATCTCCTCTATATCTAGTGACTTCTCCTGATGACAATATTCTTTCAATTGTTGAAGCAGCGTTACAAGGAGGGTTAACATTAGTTCAATATCGAGACAAAAATTCAGAAGATACTATTCAACTAGAAATCGCTCAAAAACTATGTCAATTATGCCATAAATATGATGCCTTATTTATTATGAATGATCGGGCAGACATCGCTTTATCCGTCAATGCAGATGGGGTACATTTAGGACAGCAAGATATTTCTATTGCCTTAGCAAGACAAATTGTTGGACCCAATAGAATTATCGGACGTTCTACCACAAATCCCCAAGAAATGGCTAAAGCAATAGCAGAAGGAGCAGATTATATCGGTGTGGGTCCCGTCTATGCTACCCCCACTAAACCTGATAAACCAGCCGTCGGATTAGACTATGTTAACTATGCTAAAGAAAACTCTCCTATTCCGTGGGTTGCTATTGGAGGAATTGATCTCAATAATCTCAATGATGTCATCAGCGCAGGAGCACAACAAGTCGCTGTGGTTCGTGCTATTATGAAAGCAGATAACCCCACAAAAGCAACTCAAGAATTACTTGCAAAACTGAGTCTCAAGTAA
- the thiS gene encoding sulfur carrier protein ThiS encodes MINQTEITLQVNGKPATCLPQTTLPQLLEQMGLNPRLIAVEYNGEILHRQFWDNTQLKTGDNLEIVTIVGGGNHQ; translated from the coding sequence ATGATTAATCAGACTGAAATTACTTTACAAGTTAACGGAAAACCTGCCACTTGTTTACCCCAAACTACCTTACCACAATTGCTAGAACAAATGGGATTAAATCCCCGTTTAATTGCCGTAGAATATAATGGAGAAATTCTTCATCGACAATTTTGGGACAATACCCAATTAAAAACAGGAGATAACTTAGAAATTGTTACCATTGTGGGAGGAGGAAATCATCAGTAA
- a CDS encoding class I SAM-dependent methyltransferase, which produces MSRQTLGLEPKLYEYLQGVCVREPEILKELRQETAKHPMSMMQIAPEQGQFMALLVELMGAQKTLDIGVFTGYSALVVALALPEDGQVIACDVDENYTAIARHYWQKAGVSHKIRLHLAPALETLDQLIAQGQSNTFDFAFIDADKSNYNHYYERALQLVRIGGLIAIDNVLWGGKVADEDIQDNRTQQIRALNDKIYQDSRVSISLVPIADGLTLALKR; this is translated from the coding sequence ATGAGTAGGCAAACGTTGGGACTGGAACCGAAATTATATGAATATTTGCAAGGGGTTTGTGTTAGGGAACCTGAGATATTAAAAGAATTGCGTCAAGAAACTGCAAAACATCCCATGTCGATGATGCAAATTGCCCCAGAACAAGGCCAATTTATGGCTTTATTAGTGGAACTCATGGGAGCCCAAAAAACCCTAGATATCGGGGTATTTACGGGGTATAGTGCTTTAGTTGTCGCGTTAGCTTTGCCAGAAGATGGTCAAGTTATAGCCTGTGATGTTGACGAAAATTATACAGCGATCGCCCGTCATTATTGGCAAAAAGCAGGGGTTTCTCATAAGATACGATTACACCTAGCTCCCGCGTTAGAAACGTTAGATCAACTGATAGCCCAAGGACAAAGTAATACCTTTGATTTTGCCTTTATTGATGCCGATAAAAGCAACTATAATCATTATTATGAAAGAGCCTTACAATTAGTCCGAATCGGAGGCTTAATTGCTATTGATAACGTTCTTTGGGGCGGAAAAGTTGCTGATGAAGACATACAGGACAATCGTACCCAACAAATACGCGCTTTAAATGATAAAATCTATCAAGATTCTAGAGTGAGTATTAGTTTAGTTCCGATTGCAGATGGATTAACTTTAGCATTAAAAAGATAG